agagagagagagagagagagagagagagagagagagagagagagagagagagagagagagagagagagagagagagagagagagagagagaataaaatgcgAACAATACTCAACaggaacagaaacacacacacacacacacacacacacacacacacacacacacacacacacacacacacacacacacacacacccaaagatcggtctatgagctctgagctcgctccgtaatggggaagactgggtgggtgaccagcagacgaccgaggtgaattacacacacacacacacacacacacacacacacacacacacacacacacacacacacacacacacacacactctctctctctctctctctctctctctctctctctctctctctctctctctctccctttcccttctcccatccccacctctctccctctactccACCCTCACCTAGGTAACCAACATTAACATTATACCGAGCCACGCAAAGAAATAAATTGGCCCACTAATCCACAGGTGTCGCTTGCATTACGGGAATACTGTATGTCTAATTAAGCGCGAGATTTGCACCTAATCCCCGCGCCAGGTAGACAGAGTTTATTAGCGAGGGACGTGACCTTGGGGCGGGCGACAAGCGGATCGGGAGTCTATACACCGGTGATATTGTGATCCGGACTGACGAATTGGCAAGAGTAGAGGTTgacttgacctaacctgacttagacctaacctgacctaatctaacctgacctaacctaacatgatctaacctgacctagTCTAACCTGATCTATCCTAACCTGATGtagcctaacctgacctaacctaacctaacttaacctgtcttaaattaacttaacctaacctatatatTTGATTAATTTGTGGCTTGTGGTTCTACCTGTTTAACTTAACTAACTTGTAATTATTATGACCTGTGATCTATCTAACTACATTCATCTGTAATTTCACTTGCATAGCTGTATTAACCTGTAATTTGACCTATAAACTGTACTCACCTGCAGTTTGACCTGTAGAATCGTATTATGTGTAATATGACTTGTAAAATGCCTCGTAACCTGTGACCTAACCTGTAGAATCGCACTTATCTGTAATTTTGACCTTAAAATTCTAACACGTGATCTATAGAAATGCGGTGACCTGTAATTCTGACCCATAGAACCATCCATGGCCGATAAATGTTCCTTGCAATACAGGATCAACTCGACCTACAGTACATTGGTGGTTTACAAATTGGAAAACTTACCAATTATCCGCACTGTGTTCTCCCCTCTCTGCGATGTGCCTCTTTTTGCACTCTTTCACAACAAGCCTCGtaactttaataaaaaaaaaagtatataagctATTACTGACATATTTTAAAGAActatttttcattgcttttaaTCCTGCTTAGTGAAAAATTTATCTGCCgccacacatttctttttttcatatttgttttctttttaatttcatgtTATGCGTATGATTATTttgtatatacatatttttcttttagtttgaaTTATTAGAGAAATATTTATCATATGTCTGTTTTTTATCAACTAATATGAATGGTTTTCTGGGagctttatcttttcttttccatatttccagtctatttttactttatttactatTGGAAATGCATTACTACACACATCTCTTCAGTCACTAACCATCACTTACTCCTTATCACAATTCTCCTTTTAAATCTCCTTAGACCATAAATTCCCGTTTAAAGCCCAAAATGTATAGAAAAACTCATTAATGAATATTTGTTATCCTACTCTTAAGTATGTTCTTGTAATCCCTTACCCTTCTTGACTCGCAGACTTTGCCCTGAGCTTGGCCATAACCTTATTGTGTCTGCAGGGTGACGGGCGCCGCGGGAGGCCATGGGCTGCGGGGAGACTATCCGCCAGGAGCTGCGGATCGCCAACTTCAAAGTCAATCATCCAGTGCCGCACCTCTTCCTCGCCTCGGAGGTAAGCagggactggaggaggaggaggaggaggaggaggagttgaatgaagaaaaatgaactgcttggagagtgaaaggagagtgacgacgatggaggaaaagggacaAAATGGAACTGTGATTGTAGTGGAGATGAGCCGCAAGAGGCGAGAGAGTTGCAGTAACCGAAGGTTCAAACTAATTTAGTACACGGCACGGGACCACTGAAGCGCAGGTAAAGTTCTGGCAGCTGTGCATGGGAGACGGAGGATAGCGACAAAGACTGGCAGCGATGTGCCAAGTggtgaggaggaaaacaaagaaaacggagtaaatgaaggagaaacttTGATACGTTGTGGTGGTCTTTATTAAAATACACACGAGTACATAAGTTGAGGATGGGaagagtgtgcgtgtgcgcgtgcgcatgtgcgtgtgtgtgtgtatgtgtgtgtgtgtaattcacctcagtcgtctgctggtcacccagccagtctttcccattacggctcagagctcatagaccgatcttcgggtaggactgagaccacaacacactccacacaccgggagagcgaggccacaacccctcgagttacatctcgtacctatttactgttaggtgaacaggggctacacattaagaggcttgcccatttgcctcgccgcgccgggactcgaacccggaccctctcgattgtgagtcgagcgtgctaaccactacactacgcagtgtgtgtgtgtgtgtgtgtgtgtgtgtgtgtgtgtgtgtgtgtacgtgtacgtAAAGCGCTATTCCTTCCACAGTGGCAGGAACACCCGGTGGCGTGCGTGCGGCTGTGGTATGTGGTGTACCGGTGGATGTGGGCGCTGTACCATCTTGGCTGGTGGGCGGTGAGCTTGGCACAAGAGGGCGGCTGGAATGCTCCCATACAGCGGAAGGgttacttcttcatctacctCACCAACTGGGCCTACACGAGTatagtggtgagtgtgtgtacagTAATATATCAAGTAATACTGCAATATATAGAGTTTGAATCAGTTTGGTATCGTGAtgatgtgtgtctgtatgtctgtgtctctgtctgtgtctgtacgtctgtgtgtgtgtgtgtgtgtgtgtgtgtgtgtgtgtgtgtgtgtgtgtgtgtgcgcgcgcgcaaaACGAGTAACAGGAACACTCTAGCAACAGTTGCTAATCATTATTTCCACACActcgcataaaaaaaaaaaacattcttcttttctttcacccattccttttcgtcttttcctccttctctacctctatTCCCGTTTCTGCATCGcctacctctttctttctcttgttctgtcTTGTTCtgtacctcctctctcctttcctcgtttCCCCATTCTTACGCAGTACCAGAGCCAATCCTTTTGTTTCCTACCTCCTGCACTGAcacccctttcttccttatctcaacgaacctcctcccctcccagccATCCCGTCCCGCCCACCCTCTGCCCCTTCACTGCCTGGCGGAGTCCCGAGGGAGGCAGAATAATAGAATATATTAAGATAAGGACTAAGTGGAGTAACTTGGACTTTCAGAGGAAGATAAATGTGcattgggagagagaaaggagcagAGCGGTGTTGCGTCAGAACCCCACTAGACCCAGAGGTTGTGGGGTTCAAGTGTCTTAATCCtgagtatgtgtatgtgtttgtgtctgtgtctgtgtctgtgtgtgtgtgtgtgtgtgtgtgtgtgtgtgtgtgtgtgtgtgtgtgtgtgtgtgtgtgtgtgtgtgtgtgtgcgtgtgtgtgtgtgctttcatgGCAaacgtgtatgtgtatgtatggggATGTATGCATGTCGTTGTATTTATACGATGCTTGTATACGTTTCtgattgactactactactactactactactactactactactactactactactactactactactactacatgccACCCGTTATTATGTTAACCCTCTCGCTGCAGTTGATGACGACAACACACGCCAGCATCGTAACCTACTCCTGGCTGACCTACCGCCGCACTGCACAGCTGCCCAAGACCACCACGCTGCGTCtcaaggtgagtgtgtgtgtgtgtgtgtgtgtgtgtggttgtatgTATGGTTTATCGTGTTTAATGTTCTATGTTTATGGACCATAATATTTTGTATTCTATTAAATTAATCTTTGTAAAGTGTTGTGGTTAATAAAATACATGAATCTGAATATGAAtctgagtgcatgtgtgtgtgcgtgtgcgtgtgcgtgtgcgtgcagcAATTGTGGACGGTTGGATGAGTCTGTTAAAAAGATATGGTGGCCTCATTCCCACGCCTCCTGAAACCGTAACTGCGGCGTGTAATTCATGATCTTGTTAGAGGCGCCTCCTGCTGCCGAGGATAGTGGTGTCCAATTATTAGTTTCCTATTAGAGTATCCTTCtgcaggtggcggtggcggtggtgatggtggtggtgataaatatAAGTAAACATGTGATGGTGAGCAATCTGTATGGTGAGGCTGGTGATGGAGCAGCGCGGGATGATGCGGAGAGTATGATGGAGTGAAGTAATATAgcagtgtgggagagagagagagagagagagagagagagagagagagagagagagagagagagagagaaaaaatatgaggtgtggatgagagagatGGTTGTGGGCGTGTTGCACTAATGGGCGTGGTGGTATTACAGGTGTTGTGGGTGATGCAGAATGTCGTCTTCCTGCCCGCCCTGCTCATCACCGCTGCCTACTGGAGTGCTGTGTACAAtccaggtaacacacacacacacacacacacacacacacacacacacacacacacacacacacacacacacacacacacacacacacacacacacacacacacacacacacacacacacacacacacacacacacacacacacacacacacacacacacacacacacacacacacacacacacacacacacacacacacacacacacacacacacacacatatacacacacacacacacacacacacacacacacacacacacacacacacacacacacacacacacacacacacacacacatttatacacTTATTCATATTTCATCTACAGAACTTCATacattttaatttgttttctttccagtATGTTCCCTTTCTTGCGACTCTATTCCTGGAGTGCCATTGCTTCCCCCATCACACCCTCTCTTGTTACTCCCCAATCACTCTCACCTGCTTCGCACTTTTCTATTTgtcgtcactttttttccttttcacattcGCGATTCAGTCACCTTGATTCTGTTATTGCTTCACTATTTCGCTATTTGTTCCtcacattccattttttttacgttaCACTCCTCAATACTTACTCCATCAATCTGCTTActgatctatttatctatgtatttacctgttgtttatttatttattcttttttttcggtttGCTTCCAGACATTATTCACCCAGAGTGGTTCTGCCCTGTATCGCTTTCCACACTAACTGTTTAGGTATCCAAAATTTTTCCCGTGTATGAGTCTTATCCGATtgattcacctcacctcggtcgcctgctggtcacccagccaatcttccccattacggagcgagctcagagctcatagaccgattttcgggtaggactgagaccacaacacacaacacataccgggaaagcgaggccacaacccctcgagttacatcccgtacctttttactgctaggtgaacaggggccacacattaagaggcttgcccatttgcctcgtgtACATTGCATCACCTAGCTCTCCCATTTGTAATTAGTTcgtctctccatcttttcatctcctttctatcTTACTTCAATAAGTGTTCTTCAATCTTATGACCATTATTCAATCATCTCAATACTGATATCCGTATTATCACCTCCATGCTATAGACTTGATCCTCTCACAGCTGCTGCCGTCCTTTGTTGAAAATTCAAGTGTTTCATTTGacacaaaaaggaagagagaagagaagattaatttTGCCTTTTTATGCCCTACAAACCATCTTTACTTCTCTATAAACGACTCTAAATATTATGGTAGAAAGAATGAATCTCCAAGTTATAGAAGATTATGGCCAAATTGTCTAGCTGAAAggccacttcctcttctccagaTGACCCAATCGGCGCCATCAACGTGGACGTGCACATCATTAACTCGGTCTACGTCCTGATCGACCTTTGCGTCTCGGCCACGCCCATTCGCATCCTGCACTTCTACATTCCTTTCGTCTTCATGTTTACCTACCTCATCTTCACGTTGCTTTACTGGGCAGCGGGAGGCACCACGCCGGAGGGAGGCACCGCCATCTACCCCATCATGGACTGGGAGAATTTACAAGTGACTCTTCCCTTCGTGGCTTGCTGTGCCATCTTCAGCCCCGTCATGCAGGTGCGGGATGGAGACTTGGTTGGAGGGAGATGGGTAGGCAGTAGATACAGGAAGGTTTGAGGGTCATGGCGCTAATACAGGGTGATAA
Above is a genomic segment from Portunus trituberculatus isolate SZX2019 chromosome 40, ASM1759143v1, whole genome shotgun sequence containing:
- the LOC123516117 gene encoding protein rolling stone-like, which translates into the protein MGCGETIRQELRIANFKVNHPVPHLFLASEWQEHPVACVRLWYVVYRWMWALYHLGWWAVSLAQEGGWNAPIQRKGYFFIYLTNWAYTSIVLMTTTHASIVTYSWLTYRRTAQLPKTTTLRLKVLWVMQNVVFLPALLITAAYWSAVYNPDDPIGAINVDVHIINSVYVLIDLCVSATPIRILHFYIPFVFMFTYLIFTLLYWAAGGTTPEGGTAIYPIMDWENLQVTLPFVACCAIFSPVMQATVWAVHLARVAVRERCFGNRSSLAPLPHPATMDVILGRDASMESVNARTPDPVISNIV